One Anastrepha obliqua isolate idAnaObli1 chromosome 6, idAnaObli1_1.0, whole genome shotgun sequence DNA window includes the following coding sequences:
- the LOC129250249 gene encoding uncharacterized protein LOC129250249 produces the protein MSLEEVKQQRLLTRKNMSRIRTIVETSESKTGKILSPIELKCRLGILDSYFKQGLGYQTQIEKLDPEDNGRGDLEDLYVTIRSNIQMQLGEDEHNSTFRESTAAIPVSHSKIPALKLPVFCGRYSEYKNFIASFMHVIGNESSLSNIEKFNHLLNCLQGQALETVKAFQITSENYSKALDRLKSRYDNSTLIFMETIKSLFELPSAAKGGASQLQSLVDNVSALYSSLLSIGSDKNISHLLLIHLVMDKVDEETQRKWKESLDFTSLPSWEQCAKILERRCQFLESASGSLSFGDSGKSSYKQENRNKPPRRGYSFSCTSRSCALCSNSDHLIGSCSRFKQMEIADRFKEVKRCKHCARSHHSLLHRAPTSNKMQSVSLPTSSLEQPTQPVSTAAAHTHQEKSPQEQVILATAVVLIRDASGCFQLGRALLDSCPQIAYQPEAEFNITSWNLPANIELADENFFKPTRIDLLIGTEIFFDILSIGQIKLAPGLPSLQKTLLGWVVSGRYQRPIENSSSICLLSVEESVDANLQRLWKLDEPSKADMWTTEQRNCEQSYMQTVQRNVEGRVVVKLPFKEAPHCLGQSYATALRRFIAQERRIMRCPDLHQRYIAFMEEYSRLGHMSIVENVDFDNPHYYVPHHYVLKPTSTTTKLRVVFDASCKSTTQRSLNDILAVGPTLQNDLYILLLRFRLYRYTLTADIVKITPHDEIRTYQLNTVTYGTASAPYLAVQSLNYIADAYESEYALGSSTIKTSFYVDDLLCGADTLAELSRIKYEVTEILRRGCFPLAKWHSNHHKFREDDTMKDLNIDESFTTSTLGIKWDQIRDIFLFSFQLKQPVNGRGTKRSILSIASALFDPLGLLAPVIITAKMILQEIWLLKLNWDESVPQNLQTAWERFLKDIAHLSTLSVPRYSGSTNHNSLQIHGFCDSSIRAYGCAIYLRLKSTEGKPTVTLLTAKSRVAPIKKQSLPKLELCGALLLARLLAKIKPLFNANTTVFLWTDSQIVLHWLELHSATLSTFVGNRVSEIQDLTADASWRHVPTKCNPADIVSRGCTALELSNSIWFSGPSFLQLEPENWPSNQCGQLDTEEVSREKRKSAFKAVIEENYILKLSTEDLVAIWVKVPTSKGEHEGVLASAYLPGDKVTAPTWEVILQMRTTQRGGAQT, from the exons ATGTCGCTGGAAGAAGTCAAGCAGCAGCGCTTACTAACCCGGAAAAACATGTCCCGCATAAGGACAATAGTGGAGACAAGCGAAAgtaaaactggaaaaatacttTCGCCCATCGAACTCAAGTGTCGACTCGGAATTTTAGATTCCTATTTTAAGCAGGGGTTGGGCTATCAAACGCAAATCGAGAAGCTCGATCCAGAAGACAATGGTCGGGGTGACCTGGAAGACCTCTACGTCACCATCCGTTCAAACATCCAGATGCAGCTCGGTGAAGATGAACACAACTCAACGTTTCGTGAATCAACAGCAGCAATTCCTGTTTCGCATTCAAAAATACCAGCATTAAAATTACCCGTATTCTGTGGAAGGTActcagaatataaaaatttcatcgcATCATTCATGCACGTCATCGGAAATGAGTCATCGCTGTCTAATATTGAGAAGTTCAACCATCTCCTCAATTGTTTACAAGGGCAGGCCTTGGAGACTGTGAAGGCGTTCCAAATCACCAGCGAGAACTACTCAAAGGCATTAGACAGATTAAAGTCCCGTTACGACAATAGCACGCTCATCTTCATGGAAACCATCAAGTCGTTATTCGAGCTGCCTTCTGCTGCAAAAGGTGGTGCTTCTCAGTTACAAAGTTTGGTCGACAACGTGTCTGCACTTTATAGTTCGCTGTTGTCAATCGGCTCTGATAAAAACATTTCGCATTTACTGCTCATTCACCTTGTAATGGACAAGGTTGATGAAGAAACGCAAAGAAAGTGGAAGGAGTCGTTAGACTTCACATCGCTACCATCTTGGGAACAGTGCGCAAAGATTCTCGAACGACGCTGTCAGTTTTTAGAGTCAGCATCGGGCTCCCTCTCGTTTGGTGATTCTGGAAAATCCAGCTACAAACAGGAAAACAGGAACAAGCCGCCACGTAGGGGCTATTCGTTTTCATGTACAAGTCGCTCTTGCGCATTATGTTCTAATTCAGACCACTTGATTGGCAGTTGCTCTCGCTTCAAGCAAATGGAGATTGCTGACCGCTTCAAGGAGGTTAAAAG ATGTAAACATTGTGCTCGTTCTCATCACAGCCTACTTCATCGTGCTCCTACTtcaaacaaaatgcagtcagtATCGCTTCCTACATCATCACTTGAGCAACCAACGCAACCTGTAAGTACTGCAGCTGCGCACACACATCAAGAAAAATCGCCACAAGAACAAGTCATACTAGCAACTGCAGTGGTACTCATCCGAGATGCGTCTGGCTGTTTTCAATTGGGTAGAGCGCTACTCGACTCCTGCCCccaa ATCGCTTATCAGCCAGAGGCTGAATTTAATATCACATCTTGGAACTTGCCTGCTAACATTGAACTCGCCGACGAAAATTTCTTCAAGCCAACACGTATAGACCTACTCATCGGCACAGAAATCTTTTTCGACATCCTGTCTATTGGGCAAATAAAGTTAGCACCTGGGTTACCGTCACTACAGAAGACTTTATTAGGTTGGGTCGTCTCTGGCCGATATCAACGACCTATAGAGAATTCATCATCAATTTGCCTACTGTCAGTTGAGGAATCAGTGGATGCCAATTTGCAACGCCTCTGGAAGCTGGATGAACCATCAAAGGCAGACATGTGGACCACTGAGCAAAGGAATTGTGAACAAAGTTACATGCAAACCGTGCAGAGAAACGTCGAGGGGAGAGTTGTTGTCAAGCTACCGTTTAAAGAGGCCCCTCATTGTCTTGGCCAGTCGTACGCAACTGCACTTCGAAGATTTATTGCTCAGGAGCGGCGTATAATGCGCTGTCCTGACCTTCACCAACGATACATCGCATTTATGGAAGAGTATTCCCGCCTTGGGCATATGAGCATCGTTGAAAATGTGGATTTCGATAATCCACATTACTATGTGCCTCATCATTACGTCCTGAAGCCAACTAGCACAACAACTAAACTCAGGGTAGTATTCGACGCCTCCTGCAAGAGTACAACCCAAAGATCGCTCAACGATATTCTTGCTGTGGGGCCTACTCTGCAGAACGATCTATACATCTTGCTACTACGGTTTCGATTATATCGTTACACACTTActgctgacatcgtaaagat TACGCCCCACGATGAAATACGCACTTACCAGTTAAACACGGTAACATATGGTACGGCGTCCGCTCCTTATCTCGCTGTACAGAGCCTAAACTACATTGCTGATGCATACGAATCGGAGTATGCGCTCGGTTCCAGCACAATTAAAACGTCATTCTACGTTGATGATCTTTTATGCGGTGCCGATACCCTGGCAGAGCTATCGCGAATCAAATACGAAGTCACTGAGATACTGAGGCGTGGTTGTTTCCCCTTGGCGAAGTGGCATTCAAACCACCATAAATTTCGAGAAGATGACACCATGAAAGATTTAAATATCGACGAAAGTTTTACAACGAGCACTTTAGGTATAAAATGGGATCAAATACgagatattttcttattttcttttcagtTGAAACAACCTGTAAATGGACGTGGAACTAAGAGATCAATCTTATCTATTGCATCAGCGCTTTTCGATCCTTTGGGACTTCTCGCTCCGGTTATTATTACTGCAAAGATGATATTACAAGAAATATGGCTTTTGAAGCTGAATTGGGACGAGTCGGTGCCGCAGAACCTACAAACGGCTTGGGAACGATTTCTCAAGGACATAGCTCATCTGAGTACGCTCTCAGTTCCAAGGTATTCTGGATCAACAAATCACAACTCTTTACAAATTCATGGGTTTTGTGACTCGTCCATTCGAGCCTATGGCTGTGCTATTTATCTTCGCTTGAAATCAACAGAAGGCAAACCTACTGTCACCCTTTTGACTGCCAAGTCGCGTGTAGCTCCAATTAAGAAGCAATCGCTACCTAAACTCGAGTTGTGTGGCGCCTTGCTGTTGGCACGtctactagcaaaaataaaaccTCTATTCAACGCCAACACCACTGTGTTTCTGTGGACTGATTCACAAATTGTGCTACATTGGCTTGAACTGCACTCAGCTACCCTATCAACATTCGTCGGTAATCGAGTGTCAGAGATTCAAGATCTCACAGCAGATGCAAGTTGGCGGCATGTCCCAACAAAGTGCAACCCGGCTGATATCGTGTCACGAGGCTGTACTGCACTTGAACTAAGcaattcaatttggttttcagGACCATCATTCTTACAACTTGAACCCGAAAACTGGCCCAGCAATCAATGTGGCCAACTCGATACGGAAGAAGTTTCTCGAGAAAAACGTAAGTCAGCTTTTAAAGCAGTCATCGAAGAAAACTACATTTTGAAG CTTAGTACAGAAGACCTGGTGGCGATTTGGGTAAAAgtgccaacgagcaaaggtgAGCATGAGGGAGTACTTGCCTCCGCTTACCTTCCAGGAGATAAGGTTACTGCTCCAACATGGGAGGTTATATTACAAATGCGCACCACACAGCGTGGGGGAGCACAAACATAA